Sequence from the Romeriopsis navalis LEGE 11480 genome:
CTTCAATGCTCAGGTCACTCGGATATGATAGTGTCATTGTTCTTTGGGGCCGACGTCTGTATTACGTTCAGCCTATAACCAGAGAACTTTTTTTACCGCCATCCTGACTTCTCAAACACCCTCTTAGAGTAAGCATAATGATCAATCACACGACCTAACCTCATGAGCGCACCATCCGATGAAACAATTCGCCAAATTCTGACATCAGCCAAAACAATCGCGATCGTCGGCCATTCCGCCAAACCCAAACGCATCAGTTATCAAATCGCCCAAGTCCTCAAACAAAACGGCTACCAAATCTACCCAGTAAATCCAGGACAGCGTGAAATCGACGGTCAACCTTGCTATGCCTCTCTCAGCGATATTCCAGTCGCGATCGACATCGTTAACGTATTTCGGCGGCCAGAGTATATCCCCGATATTCTGCGCGCGGCTATCAACATCCAAGCAACCACGTTTTGGGCACAACTAGGTATCAGCCATCCTGAGGCAGAGCACATCGCGGCAACCGCCGACATCAACCTCATCATGGACCGCTGCATCAAAATCGAATATCAACGGCTGATGTAATCTCAAGCAGCAAGACTTTGTTTTGCTTGTTTCAGACCATCCAATAGCGCCAACGGAAGATGCAAGCTGTTCAGCCCGGGATACCGCTTACTTGGCCCATGAAAATCACTACCACCGGTTTTAAGCAATCCATACTGCTGACAAAAATCCTCTAAATGTCTCACATCACTCGGACTGTGGTCCGGATGATATACTTCCAATCCCATCAGCCCGGCTTCCACAAACTCTGGCAGAACGGCCTCAACTGCGGCCCCCCGAAATAGATAGGGGTGAGCCCACACAGGCACTGCACCGCACGATCGCAGCAATTTAATCCCATCTAAAACATCAAATTTCTCATAGGCCACACAAGCCGGCTTACCTTCAGCTAAAAATCGACTAAAGGCTTCCTTCGTAGATGTGACATATCCAGCCGCGTGCATTGCCGCTGCAATGTGGGGTCGCCCCGGCGCCATCCCATCAACCATCGGGGATAATTCGATCGGATAACCCAACTCCGCCAACTTTTCGATCATTGCCTGGGCACGACGCTTACGACCTTCAAGTCGTTCATCTAGCGGTGCTTGCAATCGTCGCCGATCGGGATAAAAGCCCAGTACATGTAGCGATCGACCAGCACAAACCGTACTTAACTCTAAACCTGGCACAATTTCCAACGACGTTGGTGCGGCGGCGATCGCTTCATCCCAGCCACCCATCGTGTCATGGTCCGTAATCGCTAAAGCCTGTACCCCAGAATTCACAGCCGCATCCACTAGCGCTGCTGGGGTCAATGTCCCATCGGAATAAGTTGTATGGCAGTGCAGCTCCAGCATGCGCCAAGTCCTAAATCAATATTTGTAGTTACAGACTATATCGACTGATGCATAAGCACCGCCGATCGAACGTTAATACCTTAACGTAAGCCATCATTCCACCAGAATGAATCCCGCAGATCCAAAATCTCCCCCAAAGCGTAGTTAAACAGTAAGCAATCCAAACCTTTAGCGATCAAGACCAACGGGTAATTATCATGTTGTTCAACCAGGCCCAAAACCAATCAACAACGACCGCTACCATCGCTGCCCGCGTCTTGATTCGGTTGAGCTGCTTTATCGTCATCGAATTTTGGCTCAATGCGGTGAATCTCGATACCTTGGCGGACTATCACGAATTTATGCAACGTCAACTAGCGATCGAAGTCACGCAACAACAAACCATCGCTCAAAACAGCTTCAACGCCACACCAGTCCTCGTCAGCTAATGCGCCAGATCGACTATCAACGCTTACGGCATAACTGCTGGCGCATCATGCTGACGCTGGATCAAACGGCGCGGCTCTAGCTGAATCAAGTCTTCTACATTACGACTGATCGTTTCACAGATCTGATCGAGGGGTAGATCGTTCGGGTCCTGACCAAAGGGATTCTCAATTTCAATCCCGATTGCTTCAATCCCAAACACCATAAAACTAATCAAGCCAACAATCAGCGGCGTCCCCCAAGTCGCCTGCCCAACAATCTGGAAGGGCAAAGACAGACAATACAGCAATAGTGATTGCTTCAGGTGAACGGCATCGCCGTACGCAAGATGCGCTCACAACTGCCTAATGCATCGCCCCAACGATCGAGCAGCTTTTGCGTCGCCGTCAGTTGATAAATATGCAGCTTCCCTTGGCGATACTCAGTTTGCAGATAGTCATTCAG
This genomic interval carries:
- a CDS encoding PHP domain-containing protein, translating into MLELHCHTTYSDGTLTPAALVDAAVNSGVQALAITDHDTMGGWDEAIAAAPTSLEIVPGLELSTVCAGRSLHVLGFYPDRRRLQAPLDERLEGRKRRAQAMIEKLAELGYPIELSPMVDGMAPGRPHIAAAMHAAGYVTSTKEAFSRFLAEGKPACVAYEKFDVLDGIKLLRSCGAVPVWAHPYLFRGAAVEAVLPEFVEAGLMGLEVYHPDHSPSDVRHLEDFCQQYGLLKTGGSDFHGPSKRYPGLNSLHLPLALLDGLKQAKQSLAA
- a CDS encoding CoA-binding protein, encoding MSAPSDETIRQILTSAKTIAIVGHSAKPKRISYQIAQVLKQNGYQIYPVNPGQREIDGQPCYASLSDIPVAIDIVNVFRRPEYIPDILRAAINIQATTFWAQLGISHPEAEHIAATADINLIMDRCIKIEYQRLM